The nucleotide window GCGGTAGAGCGTGCTCGCGCTCAGGCCCGTGTTGCTGTAGCTCGCAACGTTGGCGCCGACCGTGGCGATCTCCGCGAAGCCGCTGCACCCGGCGCCCTGGCACCGCTCGATCCTGAACCCGCTCTCGTCGGTCGCGTTGTCCGTCCAGGCGAGATCGATCCGCGACGAGCCGACCGCGGCCGCGGTGAGCCCGCCCGGCGCGGCCGGGACCGGCGGACTGGTGACCGTGACGGTCGCCGTCTGCGTGATGGCCGTGCCGCTGGCGGTGGCCGAGACGACCTTGTCCCCGGCAGCCGTCGAGCTGAGCGTCCCGGTCGCGACGCCCGCCGCGTCCGTCGGAGCGCTCGGCTGGGTCAGCGTGTTGCCCGTGCCGGTGGCCGACAGCACCACGGTCGCACCCGGGACCGGCGCACCCGCCCCGTCCTTGACCGTGACCGTGATCGTCGAGCCGACCCCGGTCTGGACCGACGTGGGGCTCGCCGCGACCGTCGACAGGGTCGGCGAGATCGCGGGCGGGGGTGGCGGGGCGGCGGCCTTCAGCTCGGCCGCGAGCGCGCACGCGTTGATCGCGGTCCCCCATGAGGCGTCGACCGTGTTGTCGTTGAGCTTCCACTCGGCCTGCAGGTCCGAGAAGGGGCTCTCGTTGGACGGCGCCTCGGCGATCTCGGTGAACCCCGCGCCGGGCGTGACGACGGCCGTGCCGGACTTCACGCCGAACACCCCGTAGGCGGCGTTGTCCACCGAGGCGAACGCGGCGAGCGGCACCGACAGGGTGGTTGCGTTGTTTCCCCCGTTGGACCCCGTCTGCACGATGGCGCCCGAGCCGTTCGTGCCGCTCTGGTCCACGCCGTCCCACTGCGACACGATCCACTGCGCGTGCGACTGGGCGGAGGAGAAGGTGATCGTGAGCGCCCCGCTGCCCGGGCTCGCGCTCATCGCCCGGTAGAGCGTGATGCGTTTGAGGGAGCTGGTCAGCGGATCGCAGGTGACCGTGGCGAACGGCGTCCAGGTAAGTCCCGCGCCGGTGACGGTGGGGCTCGGGCTCGCGCCCGAGGACCGGTGGCCCATCACGGCAAGGGTGACCAGCTTGTTGGCCGCGGGTGCGACCGATGCGGTCGTGTAGACGCTGGCGTTGGTGACGTTCTGCCCGGACGTGAGGAGGGTCTGCGTGATCGCGCTTCCGCCCAGGTGGGTCGCCCTCGGGGGAGCGTCCGGGCGTGGCGGGGCGGTCGGTACCCCCGGGGAGTCCGCGGTACACGCCGCGGCGAACAGGGCGGCCGCGGCTGTGTGGAAAAATCGACGCATGGGGTGACCCCTCCTCCCTAGGATGGGGTGGGTACGGCCAGGCCCATAGTAGGGGCAAAAGAAAACCCCCACAAGGCGAAGGTTCGCCTTCACTGTCGGGCCAGACCGGAGATGTCCTGTACGAGCGCCCCTTGCCGGAGCGGACCACCAGCGCGATCGAGCGAGAGGTGCGCGAGATTCGACCGCATTCCGTTGCACGTGCGATTGCCCCCCCGAGCCGGTTCGAAAGGAGCGATGACAGTGGTGTCTGCGCGGAATACCG belongs to Longimicrobium sp. and includes:
- a CDS encoding Ig-like domain-containing protein, with the protein product MRRFFHTAAAALFAAACTADSPGVPTAPPRPDAPPRATHLGGSAITQTLLTSGQNVTNASVYTTASVAPAANKLVTLAVMGHRSSGASPSPTVTGAGLTWTPFATVTCDPLTSSLKRITLYRAMSASPGSGALTITFSSAQSHAQWIVSQWDGVDQSGTNGSGAIVQTGSNGGNNATTLSVPLAAFASVDNAAYGVFGVKSGTAVVTPGAGFTEIAEAPSNESPFSDLQAEWKLNDNTVDASWGTAINACALAAELKAAAPPPPPAISPTLSTVAASPTSVQTGVGSTITVTVKDGAGAPVPGATVVLSATGTGNTLTQPSAPTDAAGVATGTLSSTAAGDKVVSATASGTAITQTATVTVTSPPVPAAPGGLTAAAVGSSRIDLAWTDNATDESGFRIERCQGAGCSGFAEIATVGANVASYSNTGLSASTLYRYRVRAYNANGNSAYSNVAEATTGAAPPPPTTVFYVSPTGSSTADGSIGNPWSLQHALSGAGGQVGPGDTVYIRGGTYPNGGSLTVSGSATGGHVVFSGYPGETPIVKQAFVGTGSYVVIQHLVFEGPIDGVTNQVYLHDNHHVVFTRNEIRFGNADAGLSVDESNNYTITFNYIHDNGTDTQTHHGIYFKTTTGPGTVIAHNLLVNNAARGISLHDNNFPATGVYDVTVAHNTLVDNGSTGLLVNDGDRNIVVNNIAMNNGDARTQQQIRVLAGTSNKIWNNLTWHSTATTRRGIENPNGNEAIGNIIADPLFVSYFSNLRLQSGSPAINAGKPGYTFGGKDYAGNLRDAFPDIGAYEFIP